One genomic segment of Desmodus rotundus isolate HL8 chromosome 5, HLdesRot8A.1, whole genome shotgun sequence includes these proteins:
- the CABP4 gene encoding calcium-binding protein 4 isoform X3 translates to MATEQVRGEHGLAPAPSPQKPHVGVAAPRSGAEGQPLTRRRSSRERGLRGSQKGTDSSGRQTPLQCPEAPGSNKQASRTGEGREGPAPAAPGAASRRQSHRHRPASHHDAAQKTYGPLLNRIFGKDRNLGPEELDELQAAFEEFDTDRDGYIGYRELGTCMRTLGYMPTEMELIEVSQHVKMRMGGHVDFEGFVELMGPKLREETAHMLGVRELRIAFRETGRVPAAHLPRKTPG, encoded by the exons ATGGCCACAGAGCAGGTGAGGGGGGAGCATGGCctagcccctgcccccagcccccagaagCCCCATGTGGGGGTTGCAGCTCCCAGGAGTGGTGCTGAGGGGCAACCCTTGACCAGGAGGAGAAGCTCAAGGGAGAGGGGGCTCCGAGGGTCCCAGAAAGGcactgacagctctgggaggcaGACCCCCCTCCAGTGCCCTGAGGCCCCTGGGAGCAACAAGCAGGCCTCTAGGACAGGAGAAGGACGGGAGGGGCCGGCCCCTGCAGCCCCGGGGGCGGCCTCTCGCCGCCAGTCCCACCGGCACCGTCCTGCCTCGCACCACGACGCTGCTCAGAAGACCTATGGGCCTCTGCTCAACCGTATCTTCGGGAAG GATCGCAACCTGGGCCCCGAGGAGCTGGATG AGCTTCAGGCTGCCTTTGAGGAGTTTGACACTGACCGGGACGGCTACATCGGCTACCGGGAGCTGGGCACCTGCATGCGGACCCTGGGCTACATGCCCACTGAGATGGAGCTCATCGAGGTCTCGCAGCACGTCAAGATGCGAA TGGGCGGCCACGTGGACTTCGAGGGATTTGTGGAACTGATGGGCCCAAAGCTGCGGGAGGAGACAGCGCACATGCTTGGGGTGCGGGAGCTGCGCATCGCCTTCCGAGAG acTGGCAGGGTCCCTGCTGCACACCTTCCCCGGAAGACCCCAGGATGA
- the GPR152 gene encoding probable G-protein coupled receptor 152: MGLRLQLRPLAPAPCPALPWGPQKDTMEANLGVFGRWPRTELDDEDYYPQGSWDTVFLVALLLLGLPANALMAWLAGSQARQGAGTRLALLLLSLALSDFLFLAAAVFQILEIQHGGHWPLGTAACRFYYFLWGVSYSSGLFLLAALSLDRCLLALCPRWYPGRRPIRLPLWVCAGVWVLATLFSVPWLVFPEAVIWWYDLVICLDFWDSEELPLRMLEILGGFLPFLLLLICHVLTQAAACKTCCRHQPRPPCRGFARVAKTILSAYVVLRLPYQLAQLLYLAFLWDIYPGYLLWEALVYSDYLILLNSCLSPFLCLLASTDLRALLRTVLSSFAAALCEERPGSFTPAEPQTQVDSGGQTVPEPAAEAQPQANLTAQPRMDSVSQPQENPTAQPRLDSMAQPQLNSTAQPQLDSMAQPQLNSTAQPQENPTAQPQENPTAQPQLDSVAQPQANPMAQPRADHKAQPALDSVAQPQASPEAQTPGPAASPAPSPCDEASFSPSQDPSPEAPENPAAPAASEGESPSSAPPEEASGADPT, from the exons ATGGGCCTCAGACTACAGCTCCGCCCACTG GCACCCGCTCCGTGTCCAGCGCTGCCCTGGGGACCTCAGAAGGACACCATGGAAGCCAACCTGGGTGTCTTTGGCCGCTGGCCCCGCACGGAACTCGATGACGAGGACTACTACCCCCAGGGTAGCTGGGACACGGTCTTCCTGGTGGCCCTGCTGCTCCTGGGGCTGCCAGCCAATGCACTCATGGCATGGCTGGCTGGCTCGCAGGCCCGACAGGGAGCGGGCACGCggctggccctgctcctgctCAGTCTGGCTCTCTCTGACTTTTTGTTCTTGGCGGCAGCAGTCTTCCAGATCCTGGAGATCCAGCACGGAGGGCACTGGCCACTAGGGACAGCGGCCTGCCGCTTCTACTACTTCCTGTGGGGTGTGTCCTATTCCTCAGGCCTCTTCCTGCTGGCAGCCCTCAGCCTGGACCGATGCCTGCTGGCACTCTGCCCACGCTGGTACCCTGGGCGCCGCCCGATCCGCCTGCCCCTCTGGGTCTGCGCCGGGGTCTGGGTGCTGGCCACACTCTTcagtgtgccctggctggtcttCCCCGAGGCCGTCATCTGGTGGTATGACCTGGTCATCTGCTTGGACTTCTGGGACAGCGAGGAGCTGCCGCTGCGTATGCTGGAGATCCTGGGGGGGTTCTtgcctttcctcctgctgctcaTCTGCCACGTGCTTACCCAGGCTGCCGCCTGCAAGACTTGTTGCCGCCACCAGCCGAGACCCCCCTGCCGTGGCTTTGCCCGTGTGGCCAAGACCATTTTGTCAGCCTATGTGGTTCTGCGGCTGCCTTACCAGCTGGCACAGCTGCTGTACCTTGCCTTCCTGTGGGACATCTACCCTGGTTACCTGCTCTGGGAGGCGCTGGTCTACTCTGACTACTTGATCCTTCTCAACAGctgcctcagtccctttctctgcctcctggccAGCACCGACCTCCGGGCCCTGCTGCGCACGGTGCTGTCCTCCTTCGCGGCAGCGCTCTGTGAGGAGCGACCAGGAAGCTTcacaccagctgagccacagacCCAGGTGGACTCTGGTGGGCAGACTGTGCCAGAGCCAGCTGCTGAGGCCCAACCCCAGGCGAACCTTACTGCCCAGCCACGGATGGATTCAGTGTCCCAGCCACAGGAGAACCCCACGGCCCAGCCACGATTAGATTCTATGGCACAGCCTCAGCTGAACTCCACAGCCCAGCCACAATTGGATTCTATGGCCCAGCCTCAGCTGAACTCCACAGCCCAGCCACAGGAGAACCCTACAGCCCAGCCACAGGAGAACCCCACAGCCCAGCCACAATTGGATTCTGTGGCCCAGCCACAGGCAAACCCCATGGCCCAGCCACGGGCAGACCATAAGGCCCAGCCTGCTTTGGACTCTGTGGCCCAGCCACAGGCAAGCCCAGAGGCCCAGACCCCTGGAcctgctgccagcccagcccccagcccctgcgaCGAGGCCTCCTTTTCCCCATCCCAGGATCCCAGCCCAGAGGCCCCAGAGAACCCAGCTGCACCGGCGGCCTCTGAGGGGGAAAGCCCCAGCAGTGCCCCCCCAGAAGAGGCTTCTGGTGCAGACCCCACGTGA
- the CABP4 gene encoding calcium-binding protein 4 isoform X1 produces MATEQVRGEHGLAPAPSPQKPHVGVAAPRSGAEGQPLTRRRSSRERGLRGSQKGTDSSGRQTPLQCPEAPGSNKQASRTGEGREGPAPAAPGAASRRQSHRHRPASHHDAAQKTYGPLLNRIFGKDRNLGPEELDELQAAFEEFDTDRDGYIGYRELGTCMRTLGYMPTEMELIEVSQHVKMRMGGHVDFEGFVELMGPKLREETAHMLGVRELRIAFREFDRDRDGRITVAELRQAAPALLGEPLVDPELDEMFRDVDLNGDGTVDFDDWQGPCCTPSPEDPRMKKTSSLQLLLSLTTPGWSSGL; encoded by the exons ATGGCCACAGAGCAGGTGAGGGGGGAGCATGGCctagcccctgcccccagcccccagaagCCCCATGTGGGGGTTGCAGCTCCCAGGAGTGGTGCTGAGGGGCAACCCTTGACCAGGAGGAGAAGCTCAAGGGAGAGGGGGCTCCGAGGGTCCCAGAAAGGcactgacagctctgggaggcaGACCCCCCTCCAGTGCCCTGAGGCCCCTGGGAGCAACAAGCAGGCCTCTAGGACAGGAGAAGGACGGGAGGGGCCGGCCCCTGCAGCCCCGGGGGCGGCCTCTCGCCGCCAGTCCCACCGGCACCGTCCTGCCTCGCACCACGACGCTGCTCAGAAGACCTATGGGCCTCTGCTCAACCGTATCTTCGGGAAG GATCGCAACCTGGGCCCCGAGGAGCTGGATG AGCTTCAGGCTGCCTTTGAGGAGTTTGACACTGACCGGGACGGCTACATCGGCTACCGGGAGCTGGGCACCTGCATGCGGACCCTGGGCTACATGCCCACTGAGATGGAGCTCATCGAGGTCTCGCAGCACGTCAAGATGCGAA TGGGCGGCCACGTGGACTTCGAGGGATTTGTGGAACTGATGGGCCCAAAGCTGCGGGAGGAGACAGCGCACATGCTTGGGGTGCGGGAGCTGCGCATCGCCTTCCGAGAG TTTGACAGGGACAGGGATGGACGGATCACTGTGGCGGAGCTGCGACAGGCAGCACCAGCCCTGCTGGGGGAGCCGCTGGTGGATCCTGAGCTGGATGAGATGTTCCGAGACGTGGACCTCAACGGGGACGGCACCGTAGACTTTGACG acTGGCAGGGTCCCTGCTGCACACCTTCCCCGGAAGACCCCAGGATGAAAAAGACCAGCAGCCTGCAGCTTCTCCTTTCCCTGACAACACCTGGGTGGAGCTCTGGCTTGTGA
- the CABP4 gene encoding calcium-binding protein 4 isoform X4, with translation MHPQEFKGDWELGAKEVPPPSPYSSGLQDRNLGPEELDELQAAFEEFDTDRDGYIGYRELGTCMRTLGYMPTEMELIEVSQHVKMRMGGHVDFEGFVELMGPKLREETAHMLGVRELRIAFREFDRDRDGRITVAELRQAAPALLGEPLVDPELDEMFRDVDLNGDGTVDFDDWQGPCCTPSPEDPRMKKTSSLQLLLSLTTPGWSSGL, from the exons ATGCATCCACAGGAATTCAAGGGTGACTGGGAATTAGGGGCCAAGGAggtccctccccccagcccctacAGCTCTGGACTTCAG GATCGCAACCTGGGCCCCGAGGAGCTGGATG AGCTTCAGGCTGCCTTTGAGGAGTTTGACACTGACCGGGACGGCTACATCGGCTACCGGGAGCTGGGCACCTGCATGCGGACCCTGGGCTACATGCCCACTGAGATGGAGCTCATCGAGGTCTCGCAGCACGTCAAGATGCGAA TGGGCGGCCACGTGGACTTCGAGGGATTTGTGGAACTGATGGGCCCAAAGCTGCGGGAGGAGACAGCGCACATGCTTGGGGTGCGGGAGCTGCGCATCGCCTTCCGAGAG TTTGACAGGGACAGGGATGGACGGATCACTGTGGCGGAGCTGCGACAGGCAGCACCAGCCCTGCTGGGGGAGCCGCTGGTGGATCCTGAGCTGGATGAGATGTTCCGAGACGTGGACCTCAACGGGGACGGCACCGTAGACTTTGACG acTGGCAGGGTCCCTGCTGCACACCTTCCCCGGAAGACCCCAGGATGAAAAAGACCAGCAGCCTGCAGCTTCTCCTTTCCCTGACAACACCTGGGTGGAGCTCTGGCTTGTGA
- the CABP4 gene encoding calcium-binding protein 4 isoform X2 encodes MATEQVRGEHGLAPAPSPQKPHVGVAAPRSGAEGQPLTRRRSSRERGLRGSQKGTDSSGRQTPLQCPEAPGSNKQASRTGEGREGPAPAAPGAASRRQSHRHRPASHHDAAQKTYGPLLNRIFGKDRNLGPEELDELQAAFEEFDTDRDGYIGYRELGTCMRTLGYMPTEMELIEVSQHVKMRMGGHVDFEGFVELMGPKLREETAHMLGVRELRIAFREFDRDRDGRITVAELRQAAPALLGEPLVDPELDEMFRDVDLNGDGTVDFDEFVMMLFTP; translated from the exons ATGGCCACAGAGCAGGTGAGGGGGGAGCATGGCctagcccctgcccccagcccccagaagCCCCATGTGGGGGTTGCAGCTCCCAGGAGTGGTGCTGAGGGGCAACCCTTGACCAGGAGGAGAAGCTCAAGGGAGAGGGGGCTCCGAGGGTCCCAGAAAGGcactgacagctctgggaggcaGACCCCCCTCCAGTGCCCTGAGGCCCCTGGGAGCAACAAGCAGGCCTCTAGGACAGGAGAAGGACGGGAGGGGCCGGCCCCTGCAGCCCCGGGGGCGGCCTCTCGCCGCCAGTCCCACCGGCACCGTCCTGCCTCGCACCACGACGCTGCTCAGAAGACCTATGGGCCTCTGCTCAACCGTATCTTCGGGAAG GATCGCAACCTGGGCCCCGAGGAGCTGGATG AGCTTCAGGCTGCCTTTGAGGAGTTTGACACTGACCGGGACGGCTACATCGGCTACCGGGAGCTGGGCACCTGCATGCGGACCCTGGGCTACATGCCCACTGAGATGGAGCTCATCGAGGTCTCGCAGCACGTCAAGATGCGAA TGGGCGGCCACGTGGACTTCGAGGGATTTGTGGAACTGATGGGCCCAAAGCTGCGGGAGGAGACAGCGCACATGCTTGGGGTGCGGGAGCTGCGCATCGCCTTCCGAGAG TTTGACAGGGACAGGGATGGACGGATCACTGTGGCGGAGCTGCGACAGGCAGCACCAGCCCTGCTGGGGGAGCCGCTGGTGGATCCTGAGCTGGATGAGATGTTCCGAGACGTGGACCTCAACGGGGACGGCACCGTAGACTTTGACG AGTTTGTGATGATGCTCTTCACCCCCTGA